The following nucleotide sequence is from Halapricum desulfuricans.
CCGACTCGCGCTCTTTGAGGTGAGAATCGAGATTGAAGACCGTGTTGAGCTGTTCCTGCACGTCGTCGACGACCTCTGAGACGAGGTCGCTGGGGGCCATCGCGCTGTACTCGTAGGGGTTGTTGCCCGCGCCGTCGCTCTCGCGCTTGCGCCGCGTCACTTTCCCCTCCTCGTGGAGCTGTGCGAGCGCTTCCCGGACCGTGCTCGGGTACAGGCCGGTCCCTTCGGCGATCTCCTCGCTCGTGCTGTGGGGATGCTGGCGGAGATTGACGTAGATCCGCGCCCGCGTCTCGGTATCGAGCACCCACGCGAGCAGGTCGACCAGTCGGTCGTCGAACTCCCCGACCGCCCGGTCGGCCTCCTCTTCGAGGCGCTCGCGGACGCCCCCCTCGTCGTCGACCGTTACGTCGACTGGTTCGCCGGCGTCCTCGGTCTCGATATCGACGGGTTCGCCGTCGCTCTCGGTCTCGACGTCGATCGATTCCCCGTCGTCCGGTACGTCGGTTCGGTCCTCGTCTGTGGTGTCGTCAGGTGACATGCGTCGTTTCTACGAGGACAAAAGCGGTTCCCGAATAAAAAGCCTTGGCTGGCACGCGACGCGAATGCCGCTCACATCCGACGAGAGGCGGCCTGCTGCACCCGCAGCTGGAGCGCGTCACAGAGCGCGTCGACGCCTACCTCGTCCCGGAGACGGCGCTGCCGTTGCGATCCGCTCTCGCCCTCGTAGATCTCGCGGATGCCGTCGACGCCGAGCCGGTCGGCGTCCCGGTAGACGACCTCCTCGAGGTCGACCGTTCCGTCGCCGTCCCGAGCGATAAAAGCGGCGTCGTGGCCGTGGCGAGTCGCTCGCCACTTGTTCTCGTCGAGCAGTTCGCGCCGCATCTCCGTGCCGGACTCGCCGTCCTCGTACCGTTCGGCCAGATCGAGCACGAGCGCGTGGGCGTACTCGACGAACGCCATCGTCCGGTCCGGATCGGCCTGTCCGTCCGGCGCGCGGATCTCGACGGTCCCGTACTCGGTGTGCGGTCGCACGTCGAACCACAGCTCCCCGCGATCGCTGATCGAATCCGTCTCCAGCATCTGCTCTTCGAACGCCCGGTACTCCTCGATCGATTCGAACGCCGTCGGCATGCCCGTGTTGGGCAGTCCCTCGAAGATCTTCGCCCGGGCGGACGCCAGCCCCGTGTCGTAGCCGTTCCAGTACGGCGAGTTGGCCGACAGCGCCAGCATGATCGGGAGGTGCCACCGGATCTCGTTGGCGATCCACATGGCCTTCTCGCCGTCGTCGACGCCGACGTGGACGTGGACGCCGGCGGTCGTATTGCGGTGTTGGGGGTACTGGATGCGATCCAGTTGCGCCCGGTAGCGCGGCTTCTCGGCGTGTTCGAGTTCGCGCCACTTCGCCAGCGGGTGCAGCCCCGCGGCCGCGATCCCGTACCCGTGCTCGCGGGCGTGTTCGACGAGCGCGTCACGCACCTCGAGAACGGCCTCGCGGGCGTTTTCCGGCGCTTCGATCAGTCGGGTCCGGGTTTCGATGACAGTCTTGAACAGTTCGTGGTCGATTCGATCGTCGAGCACGGGGGGGAGGTCGGACTCGTAGACCAGTTCGTCCGATCCGGCAGTCGGCCGGCCCGCGTCGTCGACGACGTAGAACTCTTCCTCGACACCCAGCGTTCCGAGGCGGGTGAACGGCGACTCCGTGCCCGTATCCATCGCTACCACGCGTTTGGTTTCGGCCCGCTAAAACCTTCCCGTTACTGCGGGGTTATTGCCGGGGTGTGGCGACGACGCCCAGATGATCGTCGTGGTACGGTTCCAGTCGCACCCGGTCGAGAATCTCGTAGCCGGATTCGAGGGTCGCACTGACCTCCTCGAAGACCGTTTCGGGATCAGCGGTCACGTCCTCGCTGCGGGCTTTGATCGCCAGCAGCAGCCGACCGTCGGGTTCGAGGAACTGCCGGTTCGCGAGCGCGACCTCGGCCTGCCCGCGCGTCGCGACGTCCTGTATCAGGACCTCGACCGGCTCGACGACGTGGGCGTAGGTCTCGGGCTTGCGCGCGTCTTTCAACAGCGGGAACAGCCGCTCGCGCTCGGCTGCGACCCCGATCAGGTCGCGGGTCGGCCGCGGGGCGAACTCGACGGCGTAGGTCGGCCCGGCGAAATCGGCGACGTGGCTGACCGTCGTCCCGCTCGCGGCCCCGAGATACAGCACGCGCTCGCCGCCGGCGAGGCCGTGATCCAGGCCGCGTTCGAACATCGCCGCGACCTTCGAGCGGTCGGGGTCCCAGCGGCGCCACCCGTCGACGATCGGCTCCTCGGAGACCCGCGGTCCGCGGGTCGCGAGCGACTCGCGGCCGTCGAACGTTCGGCGCCGGACGCCATTGGGGAGACTCATTCGCCGTCACCCCGCGCGCGGATCGTCTCGATGCGGTCGTCCAGTTCGGCCTGCAGTTCGGGCCGGCGTTCGCCGCTGTAGTGGTCGACGCGAGCGGCGAGCGTCAACTTGCCCGCGAGCGCCCGGGCGGCCGAGCCGCGGTGCTCGGGGTCGGTCCCGCGGACGTACTCGTGGGTGTAGATGATCCCGTGTTTCGGCGATGGGGCGTTCCCCCGAAGGTGGGCAAAGAGTGCGTCCTCGGCACCAAGGACCTGCACCGTCCCGCTGGCCGAGCGGGCAAGCTGTTTCAGCCCGCCAGAGAGCGCGATCAGCCGCGCCGCGAGCACCGGCCCGGCCATCGCCGCGAGGTTCGGCGCGACCTCCGGCGCGAACCGCTCGATCGACGCCCGGAGTTCGGCGGCCCGCTCGTCGAGGTCGACCACCTGCTCGGCGAGCGCGCGCAGTTGCTCGTCGAGGTCGCCCGCCGGCTCGCGCTCGGCGATCTCGCGGGCGAATGAGACCCCACCGCCAGACTCACTGATCCGACTGCCGCCCCACTCGGCGACACGCTCGGCCAGTTCGTTGGCAGTGCGTTCACAGTCGTCCATCGCGCGGACGGCGTGGACAAGCTGCTGGTCGTCGGCGCGCTCGCGTTCGGCGACGGCCTCGCGGGCAGTTTCGATGGTCGCTTCGCGCAGTTTGTCGTAGTAGTCGTCTTCGTCAGCGGCGAATCCAGACTCGACCGCTCGAGCCGGCCAGTCCGCCGGCGATTCGGCAGTTCCGTTCTCGATCGCGCCGCGCGCGTCGAGGTCGTCGGGATCGACGCCCTCGAACCAGCCTGTGTCCGTGGTCATTGTCGGTGTGTATACGTTCCCCCCGTATATCGGTTCCCGAGTCGGTTTTCGATAGACGAGTCAGCCAATCGTCACTTCGATCTTCGCATCCTCGATTGCCCCTTTCATTGTTATTATTCATAAAGGAATCGAACAGCCGACCATGGGCACGGCGAGGTGGCGCGAGGCGGAGCGCGAGCACACCGACGCGGTGATCGGGCGGGACACGCTGGCGGAGATGTTCGAGGGGGCGGCCGAGCGCAACGCCGAGCGGGACGCACAGCTGTACAAGACGGGCTGTTACGAGCGGACGCTGCCGGCGGTCGAGACGCCGGACACTGAATCGGGGCGGTACCGGGCGCTGACCTACGCGGAGATGCGCGAGAGCGTCCGTCACCTGGCGGCCGGGTTCCGCGAACTCGGAGTGAGCGAGGACGATCGGGTCGGAATCTTCGCGGACACGCGCATGGAGTGGGCCCAGACCGACTTCGCGCTGCTCGCGGCGGGCGGGGTCGTCACGACCGTCTACACCGAGTCTTCGCCACAGCAGGTCCGATACCTGCTGGGCGATCCCGACGCCGTCGGCGTCGTCGTCGAGAACGGCGACCTGCTCGATCGCGTGCTGGAGGTCGAAGACGACCTCGATCTGGAGTTCATCGTCGCCATCGACGAAGTCTACGGGCACGGCGACCGCGAGGACATCTATACGCTCGGTGAGGTCGCACGCCTCGGTGCGGCGGCGTTCGAGGAGTCTGCCTACCGGGGGTGGCTCGAGGCGCGCGACCCCGACGACCTGGCGACGCTGATCTACACCTCGGGGACGACGGGCAAGCCCAAGGGCGTGAAACTCACCCACTGGAACCTCCGGTCGAACGTCAACCAGACGCGCAAGCGGATCGGGCCCCGCCCCGACAAGCCCGCGGACGTCCCCACTCTGGACAGCGGCACGCGGACGATCTCGGTCCTCCCGCTGGCGCACGTCTTCGAGCGGACCGCCGGCCACTTCCTCATGTTCGCCTCGGGCGCGACCGTCGGGTACGCCGAGAGCCCGGACACGATCCCGGAAGACATCAACAAGATCCGCCCCCAGACTGGGACGAGCGTCCCGCGGATCTACGAGCGGATCTTCGACCGGATGCGCGATACGGCGGGCGAGACCGCGACCAAACAGCGGATCTTCGAGTGGTCCGTCGACGTCGCTTGCTCCTATGCTCGAGCGGACTCGCCGGGGCCGTTGCTCCGGGCTAAACACAGGCTGGCGGACTATCTGGTCTACGAGAGCGTCCGGAGTCGGCTCGGCGGCAACGTCGAGTTCATGGTCAGCGGCGGGGGGAGCCTCAGCCCGGAACTGGCCGAACTGTTCCTCGGGATGGGGCTGCCGATTCTGGAGGGGTACGGGCTGACCGAAACGTCGCCGGTCGTGTCCGTCAACCCGCCCGAGGACGTCCGACCCGGAACGCTCGGGCCGCCGGTCGCCGACGTGGAGACGCGGCTGGACACCGAACTGGTCACCGACGAGGAGTTCCCGGACGCTGAGGGCGAGGTCGGCGAGTTACAGGTCAGGGGGCCGAACGTCTACCCTGGCTACTGGGAACGGCCCGAGGACACCGATCGGGTGTTCACCGACGACGGCTGGTTCAGGACGGGCGACATCATCGAGCGAACCGACGACGGCTACCTGATCTATCGCGACCGGATGAAACAGATCCTCGTGCTCGATACGGGCAAGAACGTCGCGCCGGGCCGGATCGAAAACGAGTTCGCCACAAGCGACCGGATCGAGCAAATCATGGCCGTCGGCGACGGCCAGAAGTTCGTCAGCGCGCTCATCGCGCCGAACTTCGAGCGCCTCGAAGCGTGGGCCGACCGTGAGGAGATCGACCTGCCGACGGATCGCGAACGGCTCTGCGAGGACGAACGCGTTCGCGAGTGGATCGGCGAGGAGGTCGAGCGCGTCAACCGGCGGCTCGAACCGGTCGAACAGGTCAAGCAGTTCCGGCTCACGCCCGAGGAGTGGACGCCCGAGAACGAACTGCTCACGCCCTCGATGAAAAAGAAGCGTCGGACGATCCTCCAGCGGTTCAACGATCAAGTCGAGGACATATACGAGGGGTAGTTCCCCCATCGAGACCTACGACGAGGGGCTCTCGAAGTGGGCGGTCGGATCGACCACCGGCTCGGGGTAGTCGACGCCCAGTCCGACGCCGTAGCGGGCCTGTTCGTCGGCGTCCATCCGCCAGGGCTCGTGCGCGTAGCGGGGCGGGAGTTCCGCCAGTTCCGGGACCCATCGACGGACGTACTCGGCGTCGGGGTCGTAGTTGTGGGCCTGCCAGAGCACGTCGAAGGCGCGGTCGCGCGAATCGGTCCCGACGCCGGCGATATACGCCCAGTTGCCGTAGTTCGAGGCGACGTCGTAATCCAGCAGGCGAGACTCGTAGAGGGCAGCCCCCCACCGCCAGTCGATCCGGAGCGTGTTCGCCAGAAACGACGCGGCGTTCTGGCGGGCGCGGTTGCTCTGATAGCCCGTCGCACGCAATTCCCGCATCGCCGCGTCGACGAACGGGAAGCCGGTCTCGCCGTCGACCCACCGGCGGAAGGCGGACCCGTCGCGATTCCAGGCGATCTCTCGGTCCCGGATCCCGCCGGGTCGGAAGTACGCCGCGCCGTGTTTCGCGAGCTGGAACTGGAAGAAGTCCCGCCAGCGCAACTCGAAGACCAGCCAGTAGGTCGAGTCGTTTTCGACCCGCTCGCGCTCGTAGCGATCGACCGCCTGCGTGACTCGTCGCGGCGAGAGACAACCCTGAGCGAGCCACGGCGAGAGCTTCGAGGAGAAGTCCATCCCGAGCAGTCCGTTTCGCGTCTCGCGGTACTCCCGGAGACGGTCGCGCTCGAAGACGTACGTCTCCAGCCGTTCCAGCGCGGCCGACTCCCCGCCGGAGACGGGCATGGGAGCGGCGCGCTCGTCGGCTGGCCCGCCCGCGTCGTAGCTCAACTCGGACAGGGCCGGAATCGGACTACCGTCGAGGTCGGGCGTCGGAACCGACGCAGGCGGGTCGAGCGGGTCCCGAACCCGGGAGCTCGCCTCGACGCTGTCCTTCCAGGGCGTGAACGTGTCCTGAACGTCGCTGACTGCCATCGGCAGGTCCTCGATCGCGTGCAGCGTGTGTGTCCAGTGGGTCGAAAGGTCGATCCCGCGGTCGCTGAGGGCGTCATCGACGGTCGCTTCGGTCGCTCGTTCTTCGGTGCCGGGGAGCCGCTGGGCGTGCACGACGTCGGCGTCGACGGATTCGGCGACCTCCGGCACGATCGATCGCGGATCGCCGCGGCGAACGAGCAACTCGCCGTCGCGTTCGCGGAGCCGGTCCCGTAGATCGCGGACGCTCTCGCGGACGAACTGCGCTCGGAGGGGGCCGATTCTCGGTTCGTCGATCCATCGACTCGACTGTCCGAACCGCCGTGTGTCGAATATATAGAGCGGAACGACCCGGTCGCTCCCGTCGATCGCCCGCCGGAGCGTCGGGTTGTCGTGGACGCGCAGGTCGCGTCGAAACCAGACGAGTGCCGTCTCTGTCATGGACTTCCTGTGGGCTACGATCACTTTACCGCCACGCTCAGCGAGTCGGGCGGCGGGATGCAAGATGACCGTTCTCCCGGCTCTCTGTCCCTCGTCACGTGCCAGCCACTTCGACCTGTAGCGTCCGGGTGCGCGGCCCGTCACACTCCACGAGCAGGATCGACTGCCAGGTGCCCAGCGCCGGCCGGCCGTCGCTGACGGGCACGCTCGTGCTCGGGCCGATCAGCGCCGCCCGCACGTGGCCGTCGGCGTTGTCGTCGATCTCGTCGTGCGCCCAGCCCGCGTCCGGCACCAGCCCCTCCAGCGCATCGGCCAGATCGCCCAGCAGTCGCGATTCGGCCTCGTTGACGGTCACGCCCGCGGTCGTGTGTCGGACGAACACCGTCGCAATGCCCTCGGCGTCGTCGGGAAGCGCCCGGGTGACTTCCTCGGTCACGTCCAGTACGTCCGTTCGGTCGGTCGTCTCGATGGAAATCGTTGCCATGGCAGGCTATTCGAGCCACGACTCGAAAAAACCGGGTCTCCGGTCCGGACGACGCAGTGGCGGTCCCGACCAGATCTAGTTGAGCCACTCCTCGGGTGTGGTATCGTAGTCGACGTCGGTCGCCGCGAGGTGTTCGACCATCTCCCAGGGGACCTCATCGACCGTGACCTCCTGACCGTCGTATCGCAGTCGCCGCCCGACCTCGACCGGCTCGGGTTCGCGGTCCTGACGGCGAGCGATCTCGATCTCACTGTCGTCGTACTCCTTGTCGATGGTGAGCAGGTTCACGGGCCGACCCCACAGTTCGAACGCGCGTTCGAGCACGTCCGTCGCCTGCTCGATGTCAAGCACGATCCCGTTGTATCGATGGGCGAGCAACAACTCGCCGGCGTTGTCGTAGTTGCCGTCCTCGACGACGACCGTCGGCTTGCCGAAGTTGGTGAACTGCAACAGCAGCTTCCGCTTGACGTCTCCGGGATCCGTCGAGGAAACCCGGAAGTCGCCGGTCTGCTGGGAGTGTTCGTAGGCGAAGTAGTCGTTTTCCTCGACGAACTCGCCGGTGAGGAACTCGTCGATGAACGTCACGTCGTTGTGGCTCTGGCGGACCTCGCGCATCCGGTCCCAGCCGCGGGCGTAGTCGACGTCCGAAAGCGCCGCCTCGACGCTGTCGTAACGGCTGTCGTCGAACAGGTACCGGCTGATCCGCTCCAGCTGTGGCTGTCCGATCCGGGATAGAAAGCCCCGGTTCTGGGGCTTCACCAGCGAGTAGTGACGCCGGACGAGCCCCTCGTAGGAGAGGACCGCCCACGGGTAGGTCTCCACGTCGAGGTCGCCGTTCCGGGCGCGCTCGAGCGCGTCGGCGTCGACGCGGGGATCGTCCGGGTCGATCTCCTCGAGGTGGCCGGGGACGTCCTCGATCCACGCCGGCGGCGCGAGCGCCGCCTGCACCGCCTCGAAGTCGACGGCCTCCTGGAAGTTCCGCCAGGTGATCCCCTCGACCCGCAGGAGGCGTTCGACGACCTCCCGTCGGTTGGCGAGGTTCTCGACGTGCTGCCACAGTTCGAACCCGAGTTTGTACGGGTTGAGCCCGCCCGAGCCGAGCACTTTCGACATGTGGTCGGCGTAGGTAACGAACTCCTCGGCGCTCGCGAACCCCTCCCCGACCATCATCAGCGACTCCCAGTAACTGGCCCACCCCTCGTTGAGCACCTTTGTCATCTTCTGGGGCGCGAAGTAGTACGCCTCCCGGCGGACGATCTCCAGCACGTCCTTTTGCCAGTCAGTCATCTCGACGGCCTTGCCCGCCGCCTCGTCGTACTGTCTGCCGTGCACCCGGAGGAACGCGAGCACGTCTTTCTCGGGGGTCGCCGGGAACGAACGCGTCTCGTCTTCGACCTGTGCGTCGCGCCACTCGTCGTCGAAGACCTGCCGGGTGATGTCCTCAGAGAGGTCCAGGTCCTCGAGACGCTCGTCGGGATCGGCGGTGTCGAGGTCCGTCTCGTCGTCGGTCGCGGCCGGCGCGTACGGCCGGTGCTGGTCGATCGCGTCCGCCAGACAGAGGACGTGGTCGATCCACTGCTCGACCTCGTTGCGGTCGATCTCGGGGTCGCGCATGTGCTCCCGGATCGTCTCGGCGTGGCGGGCGAGCATCTCGGCGGCCGCCGGGTCCTGCGACGGCACCTCGCCGTCGGTGAACAGCCCGAACCACTCGTTGTTGGCGAAGAAGTCGGCGTGGGCCTCGACGTGAGTGATCACCGCCTTCTGGTCGGCCAGCGAGTTCGATTCCTGGAGGAACGCGTGTGCCGGGTTGTCGTTGTTGACGATCTCGAAGGCCTTCCCGCCGAGGAACTGATTCTGCTTTCGCTGGCGGTCGTAGGCCATCCCCCACCGCCAGTGGGGGTATCGCTCCTGGAACCCGCCGTAGGCGATGAGCTCGTTCATTTCGTCGTAGTCGACGATCCAGTAGTTGACGGGGTAGGGCGTCAGCCCGAGTTTCCGCGCCAGTTCGCCCGCCCGGGCGACGGGCTCTTCCAGTTCGTCGGCGATCCGCTGTGCTTCGATTCGGTCGTCGATCATGATTCGTCCTCCGTGCTGAGCACCTCGTAGATGGCGTCGACGACGTCGTCGGGACCGGTGACGTAGGCGACGGCCACGTCGTCGCTGTTCCGGAAGTGGCGCTCGACCTCCTCGGCGTGGGTGGCGTTGATCGCGTTGCCCGAGGGCTGGGTCTCGACGTACGCGTGGAGGTTCGCCGGGATCTCCTCCATCAGCGGGATCACCTGCTGTTCGGTGTCGTTTGAGGAGTTCTCGCTGTCGCCAGCGGCGAAGACGTAGCGGTTCCACTCGCTGTAGGGATACTCCTCCTCGAGGACCGCCGCGGCGAGTTCGTAAGCGCTTGAGATGCGCGTCCCGCCGCCGGACCGGATACCGAAGAACTCCTCGCGATCGACCTCCCAGGCCTCGGCGTCGTGGGCGATGTAGACGAACTCGGCGTTGTCGTATTTCCCCTGGAGATACCAGTCCAGCGGCGTGAACGTCCGCTCGACCAGTTCGCGCTTCTGCTGGCGCATGCTCCCGGAGACGTCGCGGATGTTGACCACGACGACGTTTCGCTCGGGGGTCTCGACGACTTCGGGGTATCGGTAGCGTTCGTCCTCGCTGCGGAAGGGGACCTCCTCCAGTCCCTCCCGGCGGATCCGCTGGGCCGTCGTCTCGTGTTCGACGCTCGCCTCCATCTCCTCGACGGAGGCCCAGCGGTCGCGTTCGTCGGCCGGCAGGTCCTCGTAGGCGTTCTCGATCCAGGCCCGCGAGACGGGGATGTGCTCGCCGCGCGCCCACTCATAGACCGTCGCCGGTCCCCAGCCGTCGACGCGCAGCGCCTCCCGGACGTACTCCTCGTCGAAGTCCATCGCCATCTTGCGCTTCAGTCCCTCCTTGAACAGCCGCTCGAAGTCAAGCGTCGAGGACGGACCGGTTCGGGTGATGTCGGTGAAATCGCCCTCGGTCTCCTCGACGACCTTCTTGCCTTTCGGCTCGAGGTCCAGCCCGAGCCGTTCGTCGAGTTCCTGCGCGAACTCCTCGGGGTCCATCTCGTAGTACTCGTGGTCGCCGCCCTCCTCGCCGGGTTCGCCGTCTTCGTCGCCGTCGCCCGGCTGTGGCTGGCCGACGGGGTCGCCCTCCTGGGCTCCGTCGCCCTGCCCGACCCCGCCCATGTCGCGGCGGTCGTAGACGAACTCGGGGAGGTCGACGATCTTGATCGGGATCCGGGCGGCGTCGCGCCGCGAGTTCCCCAGATCGCCGTACTGGATGAACTCCGCCAGGTCCTGGCGGCGCTTCTCGCCCACCTCCCGGTAGCGCTCGAGGTCGTCTCTCAGTCCCATCGGTAACTCACCTGTCCCATGACGTGACGGCTCGTGAGTTCGGCCGCGGCCTCGCTGTAGCCGAACTGCTCGGCCATCGTCTCGATCGTCCGCGCCTTGATCCGGGCCGTCTCGGTGTCTTCCGGGGGGTCGTCCCACTGTCGCGGGTCGAAGTCCTCGAAGGTCCGCCGGACGTCCGTCCAGTCGTGACTCCCCAGCACCGACTCGATGACCGGGATCTCCGTCAGCGCCACGTCCTCGACCCGGAACTGGTCGTCGCGGTTGTGCCAGGCGTGGCGGTTCAGCGCGGTGATGACCTTCTCCGTTCGGAACGCCGTGACCTCGTCGGTCGGCTCGTTGCCGTGGTAGTCGCTCTCGGTGAACCGACCGAGGTGCTCGATCTCGAAGACCTTCATCTTCAGCGGGTCGGGAGCGACGGACTCCCCGCGGTCGTTCTCGATGCGCTCGTCGGTCGCCCAGGCGTAGACGTGTTCGACGTACTCCTCGACGGTCTCGTCGGTGACGCCGCTCTCGTACATGATCGCCGCCAGGACGTCCGACTCCTGTCTGTCGAAGACCCGGCTCTTGACCGGGACGACTCGCTCCTCGAACTCGGCCGTCTCGGACGGCGAGAAGACCGGAGCCGTCCGGAGTCTCTGGACCATCGCGTTCAGGACGTCCCGCGGCATGAGCACGTCCTCGACCGGCAACTCGGCGTGGTGGCGGTCGGTCTCCTCCTGGAGGAGATCGGCGATCACGTCGCGCGTGTAGGTCACGGGGATTCCGTGCTCGCCGTCGGCAGCGCTCTCGTCGAACGCGAAGGCCTCGGCCTCGCGGCGCTCGTCGCCGTCCTGGAGGTAGCCGCGATCGAACAGCAGCGCCTTCTCGACCAGTCCGAGGTCGGCGGGGAGGTCGCTATCGTCCAGTCGCGAGACGACGTCGTACAGCGCGGCCGCCTCCAGTGCGTGGGGCGCGAGTTCGCGCTCGCGGACGCCGTCGCCGCGATCGACCTCAACGGCGAGCGCACTCCTGATGCGCTCGTCCAGTTCCGACCAGGAATTGGCCGTCCAGACGGCCGTCTCGGACGTCAGCTCCCGGCGAAGGAGCTGGGCCTCCAGCGAGAGGTTCGTCAGGTAGGTAAACTCGTGTCTGGTCAGCCGCCGCTTGAGCGCTTTCAGCGGGTCCTCACCCCCGCGATCGGCGTGCTGGTCGAGCGTCGCCTCCAGATCGGGGTTGGAGATGACGACCAGTTGCGTGTCCACGTCCATGCCGATCCCCTTGTCGAGTTTGACGGCCGCTTCGTCGGGGACGTTCAGCAGTCGCTGGAGGAGGTCGGCGTGCTGGGCGGCGTCCTCGACGATCGTCAGCAGGCCGTTGCCTTGACTGAGCACGCCGTCGTAGGAGAACGCCTGCGGGTTCTTCCGGCCTCGCGAGTCCAACTCGCGCAACATGCCGGCCATCCACGACCCGACGAGCCGCTCCTTGGGGGTGCCCTCATCCTCGCTGTGCAGGACGCCGATCCCCTGACCGAGGTCGACGACGTAGTTAGTCACGCGCAGGTGGTCGGGATCGGTCACCGCCGAGAACAGGTCCTCGACGCCCCGGCGACGGTACTGCTCGGTCAAGTGATCGTAGGCTTCCCGCGAGAACGGGTCCAGATCGGCGTCGACGTGGATCGTCGTGTGGTCGAGCCGGTCGTTGACGGCGTCGAGGACTTCCTCGCGGACCGATTCCGGGAAGACCGAGAGCGGGTGGGTCTGGACCGGGCTCTCGTACCAGTCGTCCTCGTTCTCGCGGTGGCTGGCACCGTAGGTGAGCCCGCTCGTCTCGCCCGCGCCGCTGACGTTCCACTCGAGGGTGTACCGACGGCCCTCGTCGGTCTTCGAGTACGCCCTGAGTCCGTTGATCAGACAGCGTTTCAGTTCGGACTTGCCGGTCGCGGTCGGGCCGGTGAACCAGATGATCGTCTCGTCGTTGCCCCGCCGGGCCGCGATCGATCGCAGGTCGTCGACGAAGGCGTTCAGCACGTCGGTGTTGCCGAGGATCGCGTGCTCGCCGTCGTTGTACGGGTCGTCGAAGAACCGGTAGCGCTCGGTCTGTTCGCCCTCCTCGATCACGGTTCGGGTTCCGGCCGCCTCGATAGCGTCGAGCAGGTACTGCGAGGCGTGGGCGGCGACCGCCGGTCGTTCGAGGATCAGATCGACGTACTCTGACAGCGACATCGGCTCCCGGTAGGCCCGGTCGAGGGTCCGATCGGCCGCATCGATGAAGTCAGTGCCGTCCATCACTCTTCCATCTCGCTTTTGGCGACCTCCGCGCCGGCGAACTCCAGCACCTCCCTGGCACCGTCGCGACTGTAGCCCTGATCGATAAGCGCCTCGATCCAGGCGCTGCGTTCGTCCTCGCTCATCTCGCCGGAGGCGACCAGCGCCGAGAAGTTGATGTTGTGTTTCTTGTCCTCCCAGAGCTTGCGCTCCAGGGCCCGACGCAGCCGGTCGTTGTCCTGCGGATCGAAACTCTCTCCTTCGCGGGCGCGTCGTGAGACCCAGTTCGCGACCTCCTGGCGGAAGTCGTCCTTGCGGTCGCGGGGCAACTCGAGCTTCTCCTCGACGCTGCGGAGGAACGTCTCGTCGGGTTCCTGCTCGCGGCCGGTAATCTCGTCTTCGACGGTGTCGTCGTCGATGTAGGCCATCACGTGGTCCATGTACTTCTCGCCCTGGCGGCGGATCTCCTCGACGTCGTAGGCCAGCGCGTGGCGGACGTCCTCGATCGCCCGCTCGCGGTACTCCTCGCGGACGAGTTCGAGGTACCGGTAGTAGGTGTCGAAGCGGTCTTCGGGAATCGACCCGTGGTTTTCGAGGTTCTCCTCGAGGTGGGTGAACGTCGCGAGCGGCGAGAGGAACGACCGATCGCGGTGCATCGAGTCCATGATCGCCTCGGCGATCTCGTCGCCGATGAACCGCGGACTGACGCCGTCCATGCCCTCGCTGATCTCGGCGGCGGCGTCGCCCTCCTCGCGGAGTTTCTTGACGTCGACCTCGTCGCTCTCGCTCTCGCCGTTGTAGGCTTTGGCCTTCTGGAGCAGGTCGACGTTGCTGGCGTCGGGTTCCTCGACCCGGGTCAGGACGCCGAACAGCCCCGCCATCTCCAGGGTGTGCGGTTCGACGGAGATGTCCGGCAGGTCGGCGTTTCGCAG
It contains:
- a CDS encoding PrkA family serine protein kinase, which translates into the protein MDGTDFIDAADRTLDRAYREPMSLSEYVDLILERPAVAAHASQYLLDAIEAAGTRTVIEEGEQTERYRFFDDPYNDGEHAILGNTDVLNAFVDDLRSIAARRGNDETIIWFTGPTATGKSELKRCLINGLRAYSKTDEGRRYTLEWNVSGAGETSGLTYGASHRENEDDWYESPVQTHPLSVFPESVREEVLDAVNDRLDHTTIHVDADLDPFSREAYDHLTEQYRRRGVEDLFSAVTDPDHLRVTNYVVDLGQGIGVLHSEDEGTPKERLVGSWMAGMLRELDSRGRKNPQAFSYDGVLSQGNGLLTIVEDAAQHADLLQRLLNVPDEAAVKLDKGIGMDVDTQLVVISNPDLEATLDQHADRGGEDPLKALKRRLTRHEFTYLTNLSLEAQLLRRELTSETAVWTANSWSELDERIRSALAVEVDRGDGVRERELAPHALEAAALYDVVSRLDDSDLPADLGLVEKALLFDRGYLQDGDERREAEAFAFDESAADGEHGIPVTYTRDVIADLLQEETDRHHAELPVEDVLMPRDVLNAMVQRLRTAPVFSPSETAEFEERVVPVKSRVFDRQESDVLAAIMYESGVTDETVEEYVEHVYAWATDERIENDRGESVAPDPLKMKVFEIEHLGRFTESDYHGNEPTDEVTAFRTEKVITALNRHAWHNRDDQFRVEDVALTEIPVIESVLGSHDWTDVRRTFEDFDPRQWDDPPEDTETARIKARTIETMAEQFGYSEAAAELTSRHVMGQVSYRWD